From the Xiphophorus maculatus strain JP 163 A chromosome 20, X_maculatus-5.0-male, whole genome shotgun sequence genome, one window contains:
- the LOC102237941 gene encoding cyclic AMP-dependent transcription factor ATF-7-like isoform X3, producing the protein MGDDRPFVCTAPGCGQRFTNEDHLSVHKHKHEMTLKFGPARTDSVIIQDQTPTPTRFLKNCEEVGLFNELAGSFDQEFGKTQEDDHRTKHPAAPLQTPSEVKDEDESSLQVDSSPPDSPDSSSSMSENSRDSREFLSKPVASSAPTPTIVRPGSLPLHLTGDPLHPTLPSPTSVITQAPPSNRQLGSPTSAYPLVRHLPNGQTVPLLPSPVQMTSVISLARTVNTVPNIPGIPGPPIGGASSGSSSPSGYGLHSETKMRLKAALSHQGPAAQDGAGGGSGSIPAIPQRQEQGQQPNQNSDTPSPAQPQVSPAQPTGGRRRRASEMDPDERRQRFLERNRAAASRCRQKRKLWVNSLEKKAEDLANMNISLTNEVTLLRNEVAQLKQLLLAHKDCPVTVMQKKAAFLG; encoded by the exons AGATTCACAAATGAAGATCACCTCTCGGTCCACAAACACAAGCatgaaatgacattaaaatttgGTCCTGCCAGGACCGACTCTGTTATTATTCAAG ACCAGACTCCTACACCCACACGCTTCCTGAAGAACTGTGAGGAGGTCGGTTTGTTTAATGAGCTGGCCGGTTCCTTTGATCAGGAGTTTGGTAAAACACAGGAAGACGATCATAGAACAAAGCACCCT GCTGCACCTTTACAAACACCCTCTGAAGTGAAAGATGAGGACGAGTCTTCCTTACAAGTCGATTCTTCTCCCCCTGACAGTCCAGATTCCTCGTCCAGCATGTCTGAGAATAGCAGGGACTCTAGG GAGTTTCTCTCTAAGCCTGTGGCGAGCTCCGCTCCTACTCCGACAATTGTTCGTCCAGGTTCTCTCCCCCTTCACCTGACCGGTGACCCGCTACACCCAACTCTGCCTTCTCCAACGTCTGTCATCACACAGGCTCCACCCTCCAACAGACAGCTTGG ATCTCCCACAAGTGCATATCCACTGGTGAGGCACCTCCCTAATGGCCAGACTGTCCCTCTTTTACCCAGTCCTGTGCAGATGACTTCTGTTATATCT CTTGCAAGGACAGTGAACACAGTGCCTAACATCCCTGGGATACCAGGACCTCCGATAGGGGGAGCCAGCAGCGGTTCCTCCTCCCCATCTGGATACGGTCTTCACTCGGAGACCAAAATG AGGCTGAAGGCAGCTCTGTCTCATCAAGGCCCGGCAGCACAAGATGGAGCAGGTGGCGGATCAGGATCCATCCCTGCTATCCCCCAGCGACAAGAACAGGGCCAGCAGCCCAACCAGAACTCTGATACACCGTCGCCTGCACAACCTCAG GTGTCCCCTGCTCAGCCAACAGGGGGACGGCGGCGGCGTGCGTCAGAGATGGATCCCGACGAGAGGAGGCAACGTTTTCTGGAAAGGAACCGGGCGGCCGCTTCTCGCTGCAGACAAAAACGAAAGCTATGGGTCAACTCCTTGGAGAAGAAGGCAGAAGATCTTGCCAACATGAACATCTCTCTGACA AATGAAGTGACTCTGCTGAGGAATGAGGTGGCACAGCTGAAACAGCTCCTTCTAGCTCACAAAGACTGCCCTGTCACTGTCATGCAGAAGAAGGCAGCTTTCTTAG GGTGA
- the LOC102237941 gene encoding cyclic AMP-dependent transcription factor ATF-7-like isoform X1: MGDDRPFVCTAPGCGQRFTNEDHLSVHKHKHEMTLKFGPARTDSVIIQDQTPTPTRFLKNCEEVGLFNELAGSFDQEFGKTQEDDHRTKHPAAPLQTPSEVKDEDESSLQVDSSPPDSPDSSSSMSENSRDSREFLSKPVASSAPTPTIVRPGSLPLHLTGDPLHPTLPSPTSVITQAPPSNRQLGSPTSAYPLVRHLPNGQTVPLLPSPVQMTSVISLARTVNTVPNIPGIPGPPIGGASSGSSSPSGYGLHSETKMRLKAALSHQGPAAQDGAGGGSGSIPAIPQRQEQGQQPNQNSDTPSPAQPQVSPAQPTGGRRRRASEMDPDERRQRFLERNRAAASRCRQKRKLWVNSLEKKAEDLANMNISLTNEVTLLRNEVAQLKQLLLAHKDCPVTVMQKKAAFLAAGGEEASREAPTEHIGSPAAVIQHVPSPATVASSPGPTINGLSVRAAEAVAMSVLAGMGSGQPGGVVIAPQSQPTPR, from the exons AGATTCACAAATGAAGATCACCTCTCGGTCCACAAACACAAGCatgaaatgacattaaaatttgGTCCTGCCAGGACCGACTCTGTTATTATTCAAG ACCAGACTCCTACACCCACACGCTTCCTGAAGAACTGTGAGGAGGTCGGTTTGTTTAATGAGCTGGCCGGTTCCTTTGATCAGGAGTTTGGTAAAACACAGGAAGACGATCATAGAACAAAGCACCCT GCTGCACCTTTACAAACACCCTCTGAAGTGAAAGATGAGGACGAGTCTTCCTTACAAGTCGATTCTTCTCCCCCTGACAGTCCAGATTCCTCGTCCAGCATGTCTGAGAATAGCAGGGACTCTAGG GAGTTTCTCTCTAAGCCTGTGGCGAGCTCCGCTCCTACTCCGACAATTGTTCGTCCAGGTTCTCTCCCCCTTCACCTGACCGGTGACCCGCTACACCCAACTCTGCCTTCTCCAACGTCTGTCATCACACAGGCTCCACCCTCCAACAGACAGCTTGG ATCTCCCACAAGTGCATATCCACTGGTGAGGCACCTCCCTAATGGCCAGACTGTCCCTCTTTTACCCAGTCCTGTGCAGATGACTTCTGTTATATCT CTTGCAAGGACAGTGAACACAGTGCCTAACATCCCTGGGATACCAGGACCTCCGATAGGGGGAGCCAGCAGCGGTTCCTCCTCCCCATCTGGATACGGTCTTCACTCGGAGACCAAAATG AGGCTGAAGGCAGCTCTGTCTCATCAAGGCCCGGCAGCACAAGATGGAGCAGGTGGCGGATCAGGATCCATCCCTGCTATCCCCCAGCGACAAGAACAGGGCCAGCAGCCCAACCAGAACTCTGATACACCGTCGCCTGCACAACCTCAG GTGTCCCCTGCTCAGCCAACAGGGGGACGGCGGCGGCGTGCGTCAGAGATGGATCCCGACGAGAGGAGGCAACGTTTTCTGGAAAGGAACCGGGCGGCCGCTTCTCGCTGCAGACAAAAACGAAAGCTATGGGTCAACTCCTTGGAGAAGAAGGCAGAAGATCTTGCCAACATGAACATCTCTCTGACA AATGAAGTGACTCTGCTGAGGAATGAGGTGGCACAGCTGAAACAGCTCCTTCTAGCTCACAAAGACTGCCCTGTCACTGTCATGCAGAAGAAGGCAGCTTTCTTAG ctgcaggaggagaggaagcCTCGAGGGAGGCTCCCACCGAACACATCGGCTCCCCGGCGGCGGTCATTCAGCACGTGCCGTCACCTGCCACCGTGGCCTCCAGCCCAGGGCCTACCATAAATGGACTAAGCGTCCGAGCTGCAGAAGCAGTGGCCATGTCGGTGTTAGCCGGCATGGGCTCGGGCCAGCCTGGAGGGGTCGTCATCGCTCCGCAGTCGCAGCCAACCCCGAGATGA
- the LOC102237941 gene encoding cyclic AMP-dependent transcription factor ATF-7-like isoform X2, with translation MGDDRPFVCTAPGCGQRFTNEDHLSVHKHKHEMTLKFGPARTDSVIIQDQTPTPTRFLKNCEEVGLFNELAGSFDQEFGKTQEDDHRTKHPAAPLQTPSEVKDEDESSLQVDSSPPDSPDSSSSMSENSRDSREFLSKPVASSAPTPTIVRPGSLPLHLTGDPLHPTLPSPTSVITQAPPSNRQLGSPTSAYPLVRHLPNGQTVPLLPSPVQMTSVISLARTVNTVPNIPGIPGPPIGGASSGSSSPSGYGLHSETKMRLKAALSHQGPAAQDGAGGGSGSIPAIPQRQEQGQQPNQNSDTPSPAQPQPTGGRRRRASEMDPDERRQRFLERNRAAASRCRQKRKLWVNSLEKKAEDLANMNISLTNEVTLLRNEVAQLKQLLLAHKDCPVTVMQKKAAFLAAGGEEASREAPTEHIGSPAAVIQHVPSPATVASSPGPTINGLSVRAAEAVAMSVLAGMGSGQPGGVVIAPQSQPTPR, from the exons AGATTCACAAATGAAGATCACCTCTCGGTCCACAAACACAAGCatgaaatgacattaaaatttgGTCCTGCCAGGACCGACTCTGTTATTATTCAAG ACCAGACTCCTACACCCACACGCTTCCTGAAGAACTGTGAGGAGGTCGGTTTGTTTAATGAGCTGGCCGGTTCCTTTGATCAGGAGTTTGGTAAAACACAGGAAGACGATCATAGAACAAAGCACCCT GCTGCACCTTTACAAACACCCTCTGAAGTGAAAGATGAGGACGAGTCTTCCTTACAAGTCGATTCTTCTCCCCCTGACAGTCCAGATTCCTCGTCCAGCATGTCTGAGAATAGCAGGGACTCTAGG GAGTTTCTCTCTAAGCCTGTGGCGAGCTCCGCTCCTACTCCGACAATTGTTCGTCCAGGTTCTCTCCCCCTTCACCTGACCGGTGACCCGCTACACCCAACTCTGCCTTCTCCAACGTCTGTCATCACACAGGCTCCACCCTCCAACAGACAGCTTGG ATCTCCCACAAGTGCATATCCACTGGTGAGGCACCTCCCTAATGGCCAGACTGTCCCTCTTTTACCCAGTCCTGTGCAGATGACTTCTGTTATATCT CTTGCAAGGACAGTGAACACAGTGCCTAACATCCCTGGGATACCAGGACCTCCGATAGGGGGAGCCAGCAGCGGTTCCTCCTCCCCATCTGGATACGGTCTTCACTCGGAGACCAAAATG AGGCTGAAGGCAGCTCTGTCTCATCAAGGCCCGGCAGCACAAGATGGAGCAGGTGGCGGATCAGGATCCATCCCTGCTATCCCCCAGCGACAAGAACAGGGCCAGCAGCCCAACCAGAACTCTGATACACCGTCGCCTGCACAACCTCAG CCAACAGGGGGACGGCGGCGGCGTGCGTCAGAGATGGATCCCGACGAGAGGAGGCAACGTTTTCTGGAAAGGAACCGGGCGGCCGCTTCTCGCTGCAGACAAAAACGAAAGCTATGGGTCAACTCCTTGGAGAAGAAGGCAGAAGATCTTGCCAACATGAACATCTCTCTGACA AATGAAGTGACTCTGCTGAGGAATGAGGTGGCACAGCTGAAACAGCTCCTTCTAGCTCACAAAGACTGCCCTGTCACTGTCATGCAGAAGAAGGCAGCTTTCTTAG ctgcaggaggagaggaagcCTCGAGGGAGGCTCCCACCGAACACATCGGCTCCCCGGCGGCGGTCATTCAGCACGTGCCGTCACCTGCCACCGTGGCCTCCAGCCCAGGGCCTACCATAAATGGACTAAGCGTCCGAGCTGCAGAAGCAGTGGCCATGTCGGTGTTAGCCGGCATGGGCTCGGGCCAGCCTGGAGGGGTCGTCATCGCTCCGCAGTCGCAGCCAACCCCGAGATGA